One Nonomuraea angiospora DNA segment encodes these proteins:
- a CDS encoding SDR family NAD(P)-dependent oxidoreductase: MSTNHRNSGRPLALVTGASAGIGYQLALLFARNGYDLVATGRSDSIDRAAADFEQHGAHVVPVRADLSERDGVQVVWQAVQDTGRPLEAAVLNAGRSIGGAFLDTDLDDELDLLALNVTSVVALAKPVARHMADHGNGKILITSSLSATLPTPYETVYGPSRAFTYMFAEALRQEMKDRAPGVTVTALLPGATDSDFHARAGMGNTAFGPGAKKNSRIQVAAQGYRALMAGKDHVIGGDLRTKLTALTNRPLPEPFKAARHARKAQPRDTAPRQRDTATASR, from the coding sequence ATGAGCACCAACCACCGCAATTCCGGCCGCCCTCTCGCCCTGGTGACCGGCGCGTCCGCAGGTATCGGCTACCAGCTGGCCCTGCTGTTCGCCCGCAACGGCTACGACCTGGTCGCAACCGGCCGCAGCGACAGCATCGACCGCGCCGCCGCCGACTTCGAACAGCACGGCGCCCACGTCGTTCCCGTCCGGGCCGACCTGTCCGAACGCGACGGCGTCCAAGTGGTGTGGCAGGCCGTCCAAGACACCGGCCGACCGCTGGAAGCAGCTGTGCTCAACGCCGGGCGCAGCATCGGCGGCGCGTTCCTCGACACCGATCTGGACGACGAACTCGACCTGCTCGCCCTCAACGTCACCTCCGTCGTCGCGCTCGCCAAACCGGTCGCGCGGCACATGGCCGACCACGGCAACGGCAAAATCCTCATCACCTCGTCCCTCTCGGCGACGCTGCCCACCCCGTACGAGACCGTCTACGGACCCTCCCGCGCGTTCACGTACATGTTCGCCGAGGCACTGCGCCAAGAGATGAAGGACCGCGCGCCCGGCGTCACCGTCACCGCGCTGCTGCCCGGCGCCACCGACAGCGACTTCCACGCCCGCGCCGGAATGGGCAACACCGCCTTCGGCCCCGGCGCCAAGAAGAACAGCCGCATCCAGGTCGCCGCCCAGGGCTACCGCGCCCTCATGGCCGGCAAAGACCACGTCATCGGCGGAGACCTGCGCACGAAACTCACCGCCCTGACCAACCGGCCGCTTCCCGAACCCTTCAAAGCCGCCCGCCACGCCCGCAAGGCCCAGCCCCGCGACACCGCGCCCCGGCAACGCGACACCGCCACGGCCTCTCGCTGA
- a CDS encoding glutamate decarboxylase — protein MLRRVESDRWQESLDVNPLYNGLVPEGGVPRFKMPASPMNPTAAQALIRDELLLDGNARLNLATFCTTWMEPQARELIAETLDRNLVDHDQYPQTADIEARCVNMLDHLWSDPNGSSVGCSTGGSSEAAMLGALAMKFQWRERRRAAGLSTANPNLVMGTAVHTCWPKFCQYWDVEPRWIPIEEPAFTLNPARLGEFCDDNTIGVIGVLGSTQCGKYDPIEQMSAELDRLEAERGLRIPLHVDAAVGGFITPFLEPDRVWDFRLPRVQSINTSGHKFGLVYPGVGWIVWQEPDALPQDLVLSCDLLGGNIDTFTLNFSRSGAPVVAQYYNFLRLGFEGYRAVQQTCRDVATYLGEEIAKLPELSLIADGSELPVLAVRTAPGYDGFTVFDLAARLKMHGWQAPTYYLPPDLEHIAVIRFVIRNGFSQDIAAKLLANVRTEVEHLRDNPVPRPRRGGDEAAAEQPGVPTGR, from the coding sequence ATGCTCAGACGAGTCGAATCCGACCGGTGGCAAGAATCACTCGATGTCAATCCCCTTTACAACGGGCTGGTGCCGGAAGGCGGCGTGCCCCGGTTCAAGATGCCGGCCAGCCCGATGAATCCCACAGCGGCCCAGGCGCTCATCCGCGACGAACTCCTGCTCGACGGCAACGCCCGGCTCAACCTGGCCACCTTCTGCACGACCTGGATGGAGCCCCAGGCCCGCGAACTCATCGCCGAAACCCTCGACCGCAACCTCGTCGACCACGACCAGTACCCGCAGACGGCCGACATCGAGGCGCGCTGCGTCAACATGCTCGATCACCTGTGGAGCGACCCGAACGGCTCCAGCGTCGGCTGTTCCACGGGCGGCTCCAGTGAGGCGGCCATGCTCGGGGCGCTGGCGATGAAGTTCCAGTGGCGCGAGCGGCGCCGGGCGGCCGGGCTGTCCACCGCCAACCCCAACCTCGTGATGGGCACTGCCGTCCACACCTGCTGGCCGAAGTTCTGCCAGTACTGGGACGTGGAGCCGCGCTGGATACCGATCGAGGAGCCGGCCTTCACCTTGAACCCGGCCCGGCTCGGCGAATTCTGTGACGACAACACCATCGGCGTCATCGGCGTGCTCGGCTCCACGCAATGCGGCAAGTACGACCCGATCGAGCAGATGTCGGCCGAGCTGGACCGGCTGGAGGCCGAGCGCGGGCTGAGAATACCGCTGCACGTGGACGCGGCCGTGGGCGGCTTCATCACCCCGTTCCTGGAACCCGACAGGGTGTGGGACTTCCGGCTTCCCCGGGTGCAGTCGATCAACACCTCGGGGCACAAGTTCGGTCTGGTGTACCCCGGCGTCGGCTGGATCGTCTGGCAGGAGCCGGACGCCCTGCCGCAGGACCTGGTGCTCTCCTGCGACCTGCTCGGCGGCAACATCGACACCTTCACGCTCAACTTCTCCCGCTCCGGCGCCCCGGTCGTCGCGCAGTACTACAACTTCCTTCGGCTCGGCTTCGAGGGCTACCGGGCCGTCCAGCAGACCTGCCGGGACGTGGCGACCTACCTCGGTGAGGAGATCGCGAAACTCCCCGAGCTCTCGCTCATCGCCGACGGCTCGGAACTGCCGGTGCTCGCCGTGCGGACCGCCCCCGGCTACGACGGTTTCACCGTCTTCGACCTGGCCGCCCGGCTGAAGATGCACGGCTGGCAGGCCCCGACGTACTACCTGCCGCCCGACCTGGAGCACATAGCCGTCATCCGCTTCGTCATCCGCAACGGCTTCAGCCAGGACATCGCCGCCAAACTGCTGGCGAACGTGCGCACCGAGGTGGAGCACCTGCGCGACAATCCGGTTCCGCGCCCTCGCCGCGGCGGCGACGAGGCGGCCGCCGAGCAGCCGGGTGTGCCGACGGGAAGGTGA
- a CDS encoding cytochrome P450 has product MNDFAASITFDQLGSDPYPIFARLRREAPVVLLPKLDLWMVTRWDDVRQVLSAYESYTSAFPSLATQIFGERSVLKVEGDAHADLRAAVDTRFAHERIERATTLTREAARPYASELSSRDELMSSYFEPAASTALARFIGLPDVDTDTLIRWARNLSAGMSNFTADPAVHEQAMAAATEIRQTIEPFARQATDQPDGSVLSQLLHSGCPADTVRSAEDIMPTFIEILSAFLEPAAGAGLTLLALLQHPTQMQAIRDDPRLIRKAVHETLRWLSPNGALSRRATKDVLLAGQIIPAGANVMAAISSAGRDESIFTDPDTFDINRDPFPNLGLGYSRHACLAAPVVGAIIAALLDVLLEHHPRLSLDPEQPHNVHGWKFRVLTNLHVRIGDPAGGS; this is encoded by the coding sequence ATGAACGACTTCGCCGCGTCCATCACCTTCGACCAGCTCGGCAGTGACCCCTATCCGATCTTCGCCAGGCTCCGCCGCGAAGCGCCGGTCGTCCTGCTGCCGAAGCTCGACCTGTGGATGGTCACCCGCTGGGATGACGTGCGCCAGGTCCTCAGTGCCTACGAGTCGTACACCAGCGCCTTCCCCTCGCTGGCCACGCAGATATTCGGGGAACGGTCCGTACTCAAGGTTGAGGGCGACGCCCACGCCGATCTGCGAGCCGCCGTTGACACGCGATTCGCCCACGAACGCATCGAACGGGCCACCACACTCACCCGCGAGGCCGCACGGCCGTACGCCAGCGAGCTCAGCAGCCGGGACGAGCTGATGTCCAGCTACTTCGAACCCGCCGCGAGCACCGCCCTCGCCCGTTTCATCGGCCTGCCGGACGTGGACACCGACACGCTCATACGCTGGGCCCGCAACCTCAGCGCCGGGATGAGCAACTTCACGGCGGACCCGGCCGTACACGAACAGGCGATGGCCGCCGCCACCGAGATCCGCCAGACGATCGAGCCCTTCGCCCGGCAGGCCACAGACCAGCCCGATGGCTCAGTCCTGTCACAGCTGCTCCACAGCGGCTGCCCGGCCGATACCGTCCGATCCGCCGAGGACATCATGCCCACCTTCATCGAGATCCTCTCGGCGTTCCTGGAACCGGCGGCCGGCGCCGGGCTCACGCTGCTCGCGCTGCTCCAGCACCCCACGCAAATGCAGGCCATCCGCGATGACCCGCGCCTGATCCGCAAGGCCGTCCACGAAACGCTGCGCTGGCTGTCGCCAAACGGCGCGCTCAGCCGCCGCGCGACCAAAGACGTGCTCCTCGCCGGACAGATCATCCCCGCCGGAGCGAACGTCATGGCGGCCATCTCCTCGGCAGGCCGGGACGAGAGCATCTTCACCGACCCAGACACCTTCGACATCAACCGGGACCCCTTCCCCAACCTGGGCCTCGGATACTCCCGCCACGCATGCCTCGCCGCCCCAGTCGTCGGTGCCATCATCGCGGCCCTGCTGGACGTGCTACTCGAGCATCACCCACGGCTCTCCCTGGACCCCGAACAGCCGCACAACGTGCACGGCTGGAAATTCCGCGTGCTGACGAACCTGCATGTCCGCATCGGCGATCCGGCCGGTGGAAGCTGA